A window from Zingiber officinale cultivar Zhangliang chromosome 7A, Zo_v1.1, whole genome shotgun sequence encodes these proteins:
- the LOC122002460 gene encoding hydroxyproline O-galactosyltransferase GALT2-like produces MKRSKSGDSVLSRRRKSSFFVLGAALLYLLLIALKFRLFLDVGLERPLDEVGSGLPGSSDIVGAEQRELEDGRNFDAVRKPRGYGAVARSETFREGYGRITGEVMRQYLRVQGRQRRGNFSELERMAQEAWAVGLKAWEEVEKSDARADLNSSTIIGGNTQSSCPSSMSMSSNEDAANSEQVMFLPCGLVVGSSITFVGTPHIAHQEYVPQLDRLGQEDATVLVSQFMVELQGLKSVQNEDPPKILHFNPRLKGDWSEKPIIEHNTCYRMQWGKALRCNGEAYKGDDATVDEFVKCESWEHEDTTNLKEPKTISWLKRFIGRAKKPEMKWPFPFTEGKLFVLTIQAGVEGYHIYVGGRHISSFPYRTGFPLEDATGLATKGDVDIHSVYATSLPTTHPSFSVQQILDMSERWKAPLLLQSSVELFIGILSASNHFAERMAIRKTWMQYPEIRSSTVVARFFVALSPRKELNAALKKEAEYFGDIVILPFMDHYDLVVLKTIAICEFGVQNLTAQYIMKGDDDTFIRVDVIMRRIQGVASHASLYLGNLNILHRPLRSGKWAVTFEEWPEEVYPPYANGPGYIISSDIAKFVVSQHANQSLRLFKMEDVSMGMWVEEFNATTSVQYSHSWNFCQYGCVENYYTAHYQSPRQMLCLWEKLSHGFAQCCNFR; encoded by the exons ATGAAGCGGAGCAAGAGCGGCGATTCCGTCCTCTCTCGCCGCCGGAAGTCATCATTCTTCGTCCTCGGTGCCGCCTTGCTCTACCTCCTCCTCATCGCCCTTAAGTTCCGCCTTTTCCTCGACGTCGGCCTGGAACGGCCGCTGGATGAAGTCGGGAGTGGACTGCCCGGATCGTCCGACATCGTCGGCGCTGAACAACGGGAGTTGGAGGACGGACGGAACTTTGATGCCGTACGGAAGCCACGAGGATACGGCGCCGTCGCCCGCAGCGAGACGTTTCGCGAAGGCTACGGCCGCATCACCGGTGAAGTGATGCGGCAGTACCTACGCGTCCAGGGCCGGCAGCGGAGAGGCAATTTCTCGGAGTTGGAGAGAATGGCGCAGGAGGCGTGGGCGGTTGGCCTCAAGGCTTGGGAGGAGGTGGAGAAATCTGATGCCCGGGCTGATTTGAACAGTTCTACCATAATTGGAGGGAACACGCAGTCTTCTTGCCCGTCGTCGATGTCGATGAGCAGCAATGAGGACGCGGCGAATAGTGAGCAGGTGATGTTTCTACCCTGCGGATTGGTGGTAGGGTCGTCGATCACGTTTGTGGGCACGCCGCACATTGCTCATCAGGAGTATGTGCCTCAGCTTGATCGCCTAGGACAAGAGGATGCAACTGTCCTGGTTTCCCAGTTCATGGTAGAGTTGCAGGGGCTCAAATCAGTGCAAAATGAAGACCCGCCCAAGATTCTTCATTTCAATCCAAGGCTTAAGGGTGACTGGAGTGAAAAGCCGATCATTGAGCACAATACATGCTACCGTATGCAGTGGGGAAAAGCACTGCGCTGCAATGGGGAGGCTTATAAGGGTGATGATGCAACTG TTGATGAATTTGTCAAATGTGAAAGTTGGGAGCATGAGGATACTACTAACCTGAAAGAGCCAAAAACAATTTCATGGTTGAAGAGATTCATTGGTCGTGCGAAGAAGCCAGAAATGAAATGGCCTTTTCCATTCACAGAGGGTAAGCTTTTCGTTTTAACAATTCAGGCTGGAGTTGAAGGATACCATATTTATGTTGGTGGCCGCCATATTTCTTCTTTCCCATATAGGACG GGATTTCCCCTCGAAGATGCAACTGGTTTAGCAACGAAGGGAGATGTTGACATACACTCAGTTTATGCTACTTCTCTTCCTACTACTCATCCTAGCTTCTCTGTTCAGCAAATATTAGACATGTCAGAGAGATGGAAGGCCCCTCTGCTGCTACAAAGCTCAGTAGAGCTTTTCATCGGTATACTATCAGCATCAAATCATTTTGCTGAACGTATGGCTATAAGGAAAACATGGATGCAATATCCTGAAATCCGATCATCAACTGTTGTAGCCCGCTTCTTTGTTGCACTG AGTCCAAGGAAGGAGTTAAATGCAGCACTGAAGAAAGAGGCCGAGTATTTTGGAGATATTGTGATTTTGCCATTTATGGACCACTATGATTTAGTGGTACTTAAAACAATAGCAATTTGTGAATTTGGA GTTCAGAATTTGACTGCGCAATATATCATGAAAGGCGACGACGATACATTCATTAGGGTGGATGTTATCATGAGAAGAATTCAAGGGGTTGCTTCTCATGCTTCTCTTTACTTGGGCAACCTAAACATCTTGCATCGACCACTCCGAAGTGGAAAGTGGGCAGTCACATTCGAG GAATGGCCAGAGGAGGTATACCCTCCATATGCCAATGGACCCGGGTACATCATCTCAAGCGACATTGCCAAATTTGTTGTATCCCAACATGCTAACCAAAGCTTAAGA CTATTCAAGATGGAAGACGTGAGCATGGGCATGTGGGTCGAAGAATTCAACGCCACAACATCCGTTCAGTACTCGCACAGCTGGAATTTCTGCCAATATGGATGCGTCGAGAACTATTACACAGCCCACTACCAGTCGCCGCGGCAGATGCTGTGCTTGTGGGAGAAACTCTCTCATGGCTTTGCTCAATGTTGCAACTTCAGATGA